One stretch of Harmonia axyridis chromosome 1, icHarAxyr1.1, whole genome shotgun sequence DNA includes these proteins:
- the LOC123679207 gene encoding leucyl-cystinyl aminopeptidase-like translates to MSVRIFILFTILLTRYSLQETDKLSESVKPENYKIRIRPLIDELKFEGIVDIVVECKEDTNEVTLHAEKFNFGSENITVTYIETSEKIHVENINTEKNHLLRMTLKNHLLKNKKYNIHIEYTGEMNLDPRGFHIDHYDDKEGKEHSIAVAFFEPTWARQAFPCFDLPHLKATFEITVGRKEKLFSISNMPLAKSEPIKGKEGWFWDHFEKTLPMSTYLVSFAVLDEGMKKISSGKISYWFPPFPKFNEESVLKKTQEMLSFLEEYFSMKYELPKLDFLVVNSYPVHAVAIECWGLVIVRSSVLVEDEESIIETVAHEMIHQWIGNIITMKCFGELWLKEGTTTYFTQITKNIFSDGQTLDIDIANHLVLVLKNHLSHQLSKSDCSEDIEDILDVYVLNTYIKGALFTRMIESALGLEDFRKTANLILTKHKYHNFDENDLWAALKNTTPSENFPRELNIDIVMKSWTKQDGFPLVTVLRDYDTGITTVTQRKFYSINPDDDTTQCWWIPLSYTTKSDFHNSTTAKLWMECPKKQIIISDVRSSDWILMNLQSTGFFIVKYDDDNWKLITQTLNDEKSFEVIPFWNRFRLILDTIILTDFGLSTHESLLTTLLYLKHENELVVWVAALNYFSKIDWLENEIIELKNEYMKLLVQPHFSKDLFNSTKPSSKKNKFNKLIIKEACSSGIAECIQEYSRIFDDFKASFPNVSSLNTSLLGDILCFAVRTGPEENKQFLTDILPQTVDNDQLMMQIYNSLTNPSCSKTPITPIEHINRKIASTFINKPPQRRQRLGLQGDVMLFDIMSNSSLQNFLDKPYSSWTLVDMLSVLADYVHDGSERKRLEDFFENNKDELIRHKKSTDEIIRKIRRNEEWKKNYSKVIKDALVKILGRSLKVPSTSSTTSEVFVSENTPEPLRYFDYDSKSSKFQNRLIRPVVIFICFILFFE, encoded by the exons atgtcGGTTAGGATATTCATTCTTTTCACGATTTTGCTCACGCGTTATTCGTTACAAGAAACAGATAAATTATCAGAGTCAGTGAAAcccgaaaattataaaattcgaattcgacCCTTGATTGATGAGTTAAAATTCGAAGGTATCGTTGATATTGTGGTGGAATGTAAGGAGGACACAAATGAGGTAACCTTGCATGCTGAGAAATTCAACTTTGGTTCGGAGAATATAACAGTGACATATATAGAAACATCAGAAAAAATTCATGTGGAGAACATCAatacggaaaaaaatcatttacttCGAATGACTCTTAAAAATCATCTAttaaaaaacaagaaatataatattcatattgaatatacaG gTGAAATGAATCTGGATCCACGTGGATTTCACATTGATCATTACGATGACAAAGAGGGAAAAGAACACAGCATAGCAGTTGCGTTTTTCGAACCAACTTGGGCACGACAAGCATTTCCTTGTTTTGATCTGCCTCACCTGAAAGCCACTTTCGAAATAACGGTTGgtcgaaaagaaaaattattcagtATTAGCAACATGCCACTGGCGAAATCCGAACCAATCAAAGGAAAGGAAGGCTGGTTTTGGGATCACTTCGAAAAAACATTACCCATGTCCACATATTTAGTATCCTTCGCGGTTTTAGATGAAGGAATGAAGAAAATTTCGTCTGGTAAAATCAGTTATTGGTTTCCACCATTCccgaaattcaatgaagaatCAGTATTAAAAAAGACGCAGGAAATGTTGTCTTTTCTTGAAGAATATTTCAGTATGAAATATGAGCTACCGAAATTGGATTTTCTCGTTGTGAATAGTTATCCAGTACATGCAG TTGCTATAGAGTGTTGGGGATTAGTCATCGTCCGATCAAGTGTTCTAGTAGAAGATGAAGAATCTATTATAGAAACAGTTGCCCACGAGATGATCCACCAATGGATTGGCAATATTATTACAATGAAATGTTTCGGAGAACTTTGGCTCAAAGAAGGGACAACAACATATTTTACACAAAttactaaaaatattttttcagatgGTCAAACCTTAGATATCGATATCGCAAATCATCTCGTCTTAGTTCTGAAAAATCATTTATCTCATCAACTGAGCAAAAGTGACTGTTCTGAAGATATTGAAGATATTCTAGATGTTTATGTTTTAAATACATATATCAAAGGTGCTTTATTCACAAGAATGATTGAATCAGCTCTGGGTTTGGAGGATTTCCGGAAAACTGCTAATTTAATTCTAACGAAACATAAGTATCATAATTTCGATGAGAATGATCTATGGGCAGCATTAAAAAATACAACTCCATCCGAAAATTTTCCCCGAGAACTCAATATTGATATTGTTATGAAATCATGGACGAAACAAGATGGATTTCCTCTAGTTACTGTATTAAGAGATTACGATACAGGGATTACCACAGTGACACAACGAAAATTCTACTCTATTAATCCCGATGACGATACGACACAATGCTGGTGGATACCATTATCTTATACTACAAAGTCTGATTTTCATAACAGTACAACAGCTAAACTCTGGATGGAGTGTcctaaaaaacaaataattataaGTGACGTAAGATCATCCGATTGGATTTTAATGAACCTTCAATCGACTGGTTTTTTTATAGTTAAGTATGATGATGATAACTGGAAACTTATCACCCAAACTTTGAATGATGAAAAATCTTTCGAAGTTATACCATTTTGGAATAGATTCAGACTTATTCTTGATACAATTATTCTCACTGATTTCGGGCTCAGCACTCATGAATCACTTTTGACCACTCTGTTGTATCTGAAACACGAGAATGAATTGGTAGTTTGGGTTGCTGCGTTGAATTATTTCTCCAAAATAGATTGGCTAGAAAATGagattattgaattaaaaaatgaatacaTGAAATTATTAGTTCAACCGCACTTTTCCAAGGATCTATTCAATTCGACAAAACCTTCTTCGAAAaagaataaattcaataaacttattataaaagaagCCTGTTCATCTGGTATTGCAGAATGTATACAAGAATATTCgcgaattttcgatgatttcaAGGCTTCATTTCCAAATGTGAGTTCATTAAATACCTCACTTCTAGGAGACATTCTTTGTTTTGCTGTACGAACTGGACCTGAAGAGAATAAACAATTCCTTACAGATATATTACCTCAAACCGTAGATAATGATCAGCTCATGATGCAAATTTACAATAGTCTGACCAACCCTTCATGCTCCAAAACTCCAATAACTCCAATCGAGCACATAAACCGAAAAATTGCCTCAACATTTATCAACAAACCTCCACAACGAAGACAGAGATTAGGCCTTCAGGGTGATGTTATGTTATTTGATATCATGTCAAATTCTTCCCTACAGAACTTTTTGGATAAACCATATAGTTCATGGACACTCGTAGACATGCTTAGTGTTCTTGCCGATTATGTTCACGATGGAAGCGAACGAAAACGGTTAGAAGATTTTTTTGAGAACAATAAAGATGAACTTATTCGACACAAAAAATCAACAGACgaaataataaggaaaataaggAGAAATGaagaatggaagaaaaattattcaaaagttATCAAAGACGCTCTGGTGAAAATTTTAGGGAGATCACTTAAGGTACCAAGTACAAGTTCTACAACATccgaagtttttgtttcagaaaatACTCCTGAGCCTTTGAGGTATTTTGATTATGATTCAAAATCCTCAAAGTTTCAAAACAGACTTATTCGTCCCgtagtaattttcatttgttttattctttttttcgaataa